The genome window GTTCTGGGTATATCACTTTTAGATAAAACACCCGTTGATGAGTTGCTTAAAAACGTGAACTATCAAGTTGTCAAAGAACCGAATTACAACCAATTGTCCCTTAACTTATTTTAAGTGGACAGCAATGATCTTAAATACCAACACATTCCACCCCAAAAAAAGATCCGGGAATAATGAGCGATAACATTTCTCAACAATTTACAGGTGATTACTGGTATAAGAAGCTTAAACTGAAACCGCATCCCGAAGGCGGGTACTATCGCGAGGTCTATCGCTCTTCTGAGCTCGTTAAAGCCGAACATCTTCCCGAGCGTTTCAAAGGTGCCCGCACCTTCAGTACTGCCATTTATTTCATGCTCACCATTGGAGAGCGCTCCCGGGTTCATCGGATAAAGTCTGACGAAGTGTGGCATTTTTACCGCGGCCTTCCCCTGGTCATACACATGTTCGGCTCCAACGGCTCTTATAATGCTGTCCGGCTGGGAAGCAATCCAGAAAGAGGTGAACGGTACCAGTACATGGTACCTGCCGGAACCTGGTTCGGGGTAACAGTCGATGAAAGCGAAACGGGATCAGATGAAACCGTCCGGGAAGATTATTCTCTGGCAGGATGTACCGTTGCACCCGGATTTGATTTCGAGGATTTTGAAATGGCAGGAGACCAGATACTTTCGGCATATCCGGGTTATCAGGATGTGCTTCGACGGCTTCTGTAGGTATATCATGTTTTGGTACTATTTAACCCGCCAAGCCAGAAAAGCCATATCTCACTCGTCCTCCATATCTGTCATACTGCGTCCCGAACCGGTACTGAAGTCCGGTCTTTTCATTCGCCTTAAAAGGAGAACATACTCACAATACAGGATCCGGAAACTGCTCAAAGACTTCGAACCCGCATGCACTATGCTGTTCCCGGATTCACTGCAGAAAGTGCGGGAAATGACAATGGAGGCAGCAGGAAAATCCCGGGTAATTATTGTTGCAGGGGGTGACGGAACAATCAGTACCGCGGCCTGCTCCATTGCCGGAAGCAGCACTCTTTTGGGTATCATTCCGGCGGGTAGCGGAAATGACATTGCACGCAGCCTGAAAATACCCTGTAATAAAAAAAAAGCGGCTGGACTGCTGAGACAGTTCCTTGGTAAAGGTAACAGCAGGCAAACCGGGCATCCGGACAATGCAGATATCAGCCGTATCGCCGGCGGCTCAGCCGGACCAGCACGTCACGGCAAGGATTTTCATTCCCGGATTCGTGATATTTTTGCAGGCAACGTATCTTATTGGCCGGAAAAAAGCCCAAAATCATTCAATCAGCAAGACCCTGAACAGAAAGCTCAGTGCCGCTTTATCAATACGCTTGGGATTGGTTACGACGGGCACGTAGCCGGGCTGGCAAATCGCATCAGATTTCCTGCAGGACGTTTTAAGTACATGGCCGGCATACTTATTTCCATATTCAGATGGAGGGGCGTTCAAATGAAGGTGTCCCTCGGCGAGGAAGTCATAACTGAGCGATTATTGATGACTACCATTGCCAACGGCCCTTTTGAAGGGGGTGGAATACAAATTGCCCCCGGAGCTGATCCTTCCGGCCGGAATTATACGGTGATCATGATCAGAGATGTACGAAAATGTAAGCGGATATGGCTGCTGCTCCGGATTATGATTTATGGGGCAGACAATCATCCGGATATCATTATCCGCAGGAGCTGTAATGTCCGGATTCAGACATCTGATCCGGTACCGTTTCACGCCGACGGCGAGGTTTTCAAGGACCTGACTTCGGATGTTCATGCTGTAAAAGATGGAAAAAGTGTCAGAATAATCACCCCGCTATAATACCTGTCCCGCCGGTGTACTGACAAACACATACGAATTATTATCATTGACTTAAAAGCATGTATTTGTTTATTTGTACCTTATACCCCTACTGGGATAAATGGAGTTACTGACAGAGTCAGATTTTCCTGAATATGTTTCTGATTTTGAAACATACTAATCAAATAAATGCAGGAGGAAAGTATGTATACCAAAAAGAAATTGTTATTGACTGTCATGGTTCCGGCCTTTTTTATGATTGCTATTCATGCACATGAGCAGCATGACCAGGACGGGCATTTCATGCTTGTTCCTGATGAACTGGAATGGGAGCCTGTTGCATCGATGGGTGAAGGAGCCAAAATTGCCCATATAGAAGGTGACTTGAGTGAAGAAGAGCCGTTCACGTTCCGGCTCAAAATGGAGCCCGGTTACAAAATCAAACCGCATATTCATCCGGAATACGAAAGGGTAACTGTTATATCCGGGACGCTGCACTTTGCTCACGGAAAAGAGTTCGATCGTGACAAAACGCGGAAATTACCTCAGGGAAGCCTAGCCATAATGCCACCGGGTGACCCCATGTTCGGATATGTTGAAGAAGAAACGGTTATTCAGCTGCATGGCAACGGGCCATGGGGAATTGAATATATCGATGAAGCAGACGACCCCCGGATTGCTGGTCGATAGGAGAATACGGCAGTCACACCCATTTTTGCACAAACGATTCTGCATTCGGCGAACGATATTCGGATAATGGGCCTTATATTTACTGAAATCCTTGAAAGCAGAAAATTTTCAAACTAAACAAGGCCCATTATGCATTTAAAAGGAAAAGTTGCCATTGTAACCGGAGCCAGCAGCGGTATCGGTGCCGAATTCGCTAAAGCACTGACATCAAAAGGGAGCCGTGTTTACGGTCTGGCCAGACGATCCGATAAGCTGTCTTCAATACAATCGCAGCTTGGAGATTTGTTCGTTCCTGTAACCCTTGATGTGAATGATCATCAGGGGGTGGAAAACTGGATCAAAGAAACATTTTCTGACAATCACCAGCCGGATATTCTGGTCAATAACGCAGGTCTGGGGCTTTTCGGAGCTGTGGATGAAATGCCACCGGAAGACTGGGATACCATGATCAATACGAACCTTACCTCTGTATTCAGGATCACCCGCCTCATTGTGCCATTCATGAAGAAAAAGGATGATGTTGCGCATATTGTCAACATCGCTTCAGTGGCCGGACTTATCGGCAACCCGAATTTATCCGGATACAACGCATCCAAATTCGGTCTTCGCGGATTCAGTGAAGCCCTGATGAAAGAGCTCCGCAATGATAAAATCAAAGTAACCTGCATATATCCCGGATCTGTTGCCACAGAGTTTTTTGACGATCATGGGGGAACACATTCCAATATGTTGCAGGGCAAAGACGTTGCCAATACACTGATACATATTCTTGAAACACCCGACAACTTTCTGATCGACGAAATCACGCTCAGGCCGCTCATCCCGAAACCATCGGGGTGACACCTGCAGCTGGTTTGATTTCTGCTGCACACGGTCTCACCGCATGAAAAACATAATATTGTATACTATCCCCATTTTGATGCTTCTGCTGGTTTCAGGTGCGGGATGCGACCGGAGTGCCCCTGACAACCTCATCGATGAGGATACCTACGTCGATATACTTGTCGAAATGCACTTGCTGGCTTCATTAAAGGAGATCAAAGATGATCAGGAGGTCTTTGAAGAGGGGCAGAAAGCCGTCCTTGAACATTACGGGATAGACCGTGACCAATTTCAAAATTCACATGAGTATTATCATCGTGACATGAAAGCACAGTCGCTCAGATACAGGGAGGTCAGAAGCCGGCTTGATAAAGCAAGCAAGGAGATTACAGATCATCTCAACGAAGTCAGAAAATCCCGTGAAGCGGAAAGAAGCACACCGGAAGATTCCTTATGAAAATAGCATGATGACGTTTCATCATGAGTAATCCTTATGATGAAATGGAATAGCTTTCCGTATCATCCTCAAGCTGTGTAATATGCTCTTCCCTCATCATGTGCGCCAGTACTTTTTTCAAATGAGACCGTTGCCATCTGGTTTTTTTCTGTAATACCTTAAACCCCATCGGCTCCTCACGAAGCAGCGATGCAACTTTTCTGATATCATCGTTTGTGACGTGATTTTCCCGGGTCTGCAAACAGTTGTCACAGTTTCCACATCTGAGAGGCACCTCTTTTTCACCAAAGTAAATGCGAATGTAGCGGCTGCGGCAGCTTTTTGTTTCCACAAATCCGGTCATGTAATCGAACTTTTTCAGCAGCCGGTTGCGGTGTGCCAGGATCTCTTTATCATTGTGAGGAAATCGTTGATAACGAGCTTCAAGAATTCTGCCGACAGGTTCATTTCGAATTAGTTCATATTTGATAATCCCCTCTTTCTGAAGGATTTCAAGTCCGTTGGCAAGCATTTTTCCAGTGATCTGAAGATGATTGCGCAGATGCCGCTCTTCAATGTACACCATCCGGTTGTAAACGGCCGGTCCCATAATCCGGGACAGATTATCAATGAATTCACGCTTTGCCGGCTTATCCATACGGGACAGTCTGTCCTGCAGGCCGTCCCGTGATGACAAAATCAGGATGCCTGCCTTGGGCTCCTCCGTCCTGGCCAGCTTTAAAACACCAAGCTGATCCATGATACGGATTCCCGACCACACCAGTCTTGGTGACAATCCGGAACGTTTACAAACCTGCTCAATATCAATTTTCCGGACATCATCCATTTCGGATCCGGCGGCAAGGTTCCAGTGATCACAAACGGCACTATAGGTCAGTGAAAGCTGATTCCGGTCGGGCCAGGAGTCTTTAATTGCTTTTTTTGCCGACTGAAGGTCAGCCGGTCTGACCAGCAGAATCGGATAACTTTCCTTGCCATCCCTTCCTGCCCTGCCGGCCTCCTGGTAGTACGCTTCCATCGACTTTGAAATATCGTAATGGATTACAAACCTGCAATCGGGCTTGTCTATGCCCATCCCGAAAGCATTGGTAGCTGCAACCAGAGGCAATGTTCCGTCAATCCATCGATTCTGAATATCTTCCCGCTCCTGAGAGCCCAGCCCGGCATGATAAGGCTCACAATGCCATCCCTGACGGGTGAGCCAGTCAGAAAGATGCTCGCATCCTGCCCGGGTTCCGGCATAAATCAGACCGCTGCCGGATGCTTTGGTCAAAATTTCCCTGAGTCTTCGTTTTTTTTGTTCT of Natronogracilivirga saccharolytica contains these proteins:
- a CDS encoding diacylglycerol/lipid kinase family protein, encoding MFWYYLTRQARKAISHSSSISVILRPEPVLKSGLFIRLKRRTYSQYRIRKLLKDFEPACTMLFPDSLQKVREMTMEAAGKSRVIIVAGGDGTISTAACSIAGSSTLLGIIPAGSGNDIARSLKIPCNKKKAAGLLRQFLGKGNSRQTGHPDNADISRIAGGSAGPARHGKDFHSRIRDIFAGNVSYWPEKSPKSFNQQDPEQKAQCRFINTLGIGYDGHVAGLANRIRFPAGRFKYMAGILISIFRWRGVQMKVSLGEEVITERLLMTTIANGPFEGGGIQIAPGADPSGRNYTVIMIRDVRKCKRIWLLLRIMIYGADNHPDIIIRRSCNVRIQTSDPVPFHADGEVFKDLTSDVHAVKDGKSVRIITPL
- a CDS encoding cupin domain-containing protein; this encodes MIAIHAHEQHDQDGHFMLVPDELEWEPVASMGEGAKIAHIEGDLSEEEPFTFRLKMEPGYKIKPHIHPEYERVTVISGTLHFAHGKEFDRDKTRKLPQGSLAIMPPGDPMFGYVEEETVIQLHGNGPWGIEYIDEADDPRIAGR
- a CDS encoding cupin domain-containing protein, with amino-acid sequence MSDNISQQFTGDYWYKKLKLKPHPEGGYYREVYRSSELVKAEHLPERFKGARTFSTAIYFMLTIGERSRVHRIKSDEVWHFYRGLPLVIHMFGSNGSYNAVRLGSNPERGERYQYMVPAGTWFGVTVDESETGSDETVREDYSLAGCTVAPGFDFEDFEMAGDQILSAYPGYQDVLRRLL
- a CDS encoding RecQ family ATP-dependent DNA helicase, with translation MNNDDLFLRAKASLKSHWGFDDFRPGQDEVVRSVLSGNNTVVLFPTGGGKSLCYQVPATVLDGITIVISPLVALMQDQVFQLQKKGVSATFINSTISGSEVEQRLINARNGMYKLLYCAPERLETTLWQNMMPDLTVSMIAIDEAHCISEWGHDFRPVYRRIPDMMASVADNIRWLALTATATPEVRSDIIGALKLDNPEVISRGFNRPNLKWWVIREEQKKRRLREILTKASGSGLIYAGTRAGCEHLSDWLTRQGWHCEPYHAGLGSQEREDIQNRWIDGTLPLVAATNAFGMGIDKPDCRFVIHYDISKSMEAYYQEAGRAGRDGKESYPILLVRPADLQSAKKAIKDSWPDRNQLSLTYSAVCDHWNLAAGSEMDDVRKIDIEQVCKRSGLSPRLVWSGIRIMDQLGVLKLARTEEPKAGILILSSRDGLQDRLSRMDKPAKREFIDNLSRIMGPAVYNRMVYIEERHLRNHLQITGKMLANGLEILQKEGIIKYELIRNEPVGRILEARYQRFPHNDKEILAHRNRLLKKFDYMTGFVETKSCRSRYIRIYFGEKEVPLRCGNCDNCLQTRENHVTNDDIRKVASLLREEPMGFKVLQKKTRWQRSHLKKVLAHMMREEHITQLEDDTESYSISS
- a CDS encoding SDR family oxidoreductase produces the protein MHLKGKVAIVTGASSGIGAEFAKALTSKGSRVYGLARRSDKLSSIQSQLGDLFVPVTLDVNDHQGVENWIKETFSDNHQPDILVNNAGLGLFGAVDEMPPEDWDTMINTNLTSVFRITRLIVPFMKKKDDVAHIVNIASVAGLIGNPNLSGYNASKFGLRGFSEALMKELRNDKIKVTCIYPGSVATEFFDDHGGTHSNMLQGKDVANTLIHILETPDNFLIDEITLRPLIPKPSG
- a CDS encoding DUF4296 domain-containing protein gives rise to the protein MKNIILYTIPILMLLLVSGAGCDRSAPDNLIDEDTYVDILVEMHLLASLKEIKDDQEVFEEGQKAVLEHYGIDRDQFQNSHEYYHRDMKAQSLRYREVRSRLDKASKEITDHLNEVRKSREAERSTPEDSL